In Methanooceanicella nereidis, a single window of DNA contains:
- a CDS encoding DUF488 domain-containing protein has protein sequence MLPDFYIIGHEGLTPEEFFRLLMENDITLLIDVRMRGETFPIEPVLKEYANKYNYCVDYEWFRVLGNPFKDRDNWAESYEAYLVGMDRELEELRNLIIQHHTCLFTDESDPCCSHRLKLAEKLKKKFDLTYVDINHAETLAKKYSPKAMQADDLAKK, from the coding sequence ATGCTGCCTGATTTTTACATCATAGGACATGAGGGGCTGACTCCTGAAGAGTTCTTCCGGCTGCTGATGGAAAATGACATCACTCTCCTGATAGACGTTCGTATGAGGGGAGAGACTTTTCCGATCGAGCCCGTCCTTAAAGAATATGCTAATAAATATAACTACTGTGTCGACTATGAGTGGTTCAGGGTCCTGGGCAATCCTTTTAAAGACCGCGATAACTGGGCCGAGTCATATGAAGCTTATCTTGTCGGCATGGACAGGGAACTTGAGGAACTGCGAAACCTCATTATTCAACACCATACGTGCCTTTTTACCGACGAAAGCGACCCCTGCTGCTCTCACCGCCTGAAGCTCGCGGAGAAGCTAAAAAAGAAATTTGATCTCACATATGTTGACATCAACCATGCGGAAACCCTGGCTAAAAAGTATAGCCCGAAGGCGATGCAGGCCGATGACCTGGCTAAAAAATAA
- a CDS encoding NADH-quinone oxidoreductase subunit A gives MKAHRTCRTLAITIFILIIALTPVAGAASGEQTLNIEDLRADLSYGTIKNTVPSGEPVPVMVTDSSGAPVELADIMDGMSFLGKTDRDGMLILYIEGGSYLNIYAKKPGYKGSGIKTFIVMDSMTGGIDIAGSYRESILSEYGTGVAKRENTAIVKGDNFPVMNILITGAPDITSAINLIFSVERSMLYPVVDMDNGLFMIITAIMVIFVFILIGGTAWMSIRSVMSFVNVIRLVQRYNSEPENREDIKKDIVKSIMPRILTRFMH, from the coding sequence ATGAAAGCGCACAGAACCTGCAGGACCCTTGCCATCACTATTTTTATCTTAATAATAGCGTTGACGCCAGTAGCAGGGGCTGCCTCCGGTGAGCAGACGCTGAACATAGAAGACCTTCGCGCCGACCTTTCTTATGGGACCATAAAAAATACCGTCCCCTCAGGTGAGCCCGTCCCTGTCATGGTAACGGACAGCTCGGGAGCCCCTGTCGAACTGGCAGACATCATGGACGGCATGAGCTTTCTCGGCAAGACTGATAGAGACGGCATGCTTATCCTGTACATAGAAGGCGGCTCATATCTAAACATCTATGCGAAAAAGCCGGGATACAAAGGTTCCGGCATCAAGACGTTCATCGTAATGGACTCTATGACAGGCGGCATAGACATCGCCGGGAGCTACAGGGAATCCATATTGAGCGAATATGGCACCGGCGTCGCCAAAAGAGAAAACACTGCGATAGTAAAAGGGGATAATTTTCCCGTAATGAATATTCTGATCACAGGCGCCCCGGACATCACGTCGGCGATAAACCTGATATTCAGCGTTGAACGGTCGATGCTCTATCCGGTAGTAGACATGGATAACGGCCTGTTCATGATCATTACCGCAATCATGGTGATTTTTGTGTTCATCCTTATAGGCGGCACAGCCTGGATGTCCATAAGGTCTGTGATGTCATTCGTTAATGTCATAAGGCTGGTACAGCGCTATAACAGCGAGCCGGAGAACAGAGAGGATATTAAAAAGGATATCGTGAAGTCGATCATGCCTCGCATATTAACGCGATTCATGCACTGA
- a CDS encoding sensor histidine kinase, which translates to MTDLMTLDLKGFKDLFENLPEAVIVIGADKKTVRLFNRAAGKYFADQGRSITGKDVYSLLGESSKKRVVTLIEEAVPGTAAGPVSLEVMHGGETLFMDCMGVQAILGGENCFILTMHPVTQEKAVSGAGKFYTRVMFENIFNDMPAGILLLDDRLNVKKFNDYAARIFSTYLGSDLSSMTGSDISSVISDEKILSKVREAHSDKKVIKVYGYKLPGRLTHSNDINIDLVASPVIGMGGNLAGINIFILDVSDREEQLEEIKRSKTEAEFYVDLMSHDIRNFNQISMGYIELLTLSTNFNETEMHYLEKAQKGVMGSNKLIENIKKIRKIREEAHRNIVRMELEEVIKKDIKDLKKAFPEETIVVNTSIGPEEHYVMANEFIHDVFMHLLENAVKYDPHSEKMIDLGISEVVEDGNEFWEVRVADHGTGIPDEKKPILFDRMTKTTRGSGVGLSIVSVIVDKYGGYISVDNRVPGDVKKGTVFYVKLPKA; encoded by the coding sequence GTGACCGACCTGATGACCCTGGACTTAAAAGGATTCAAGGATCTCTTTGAGAATCTTCCGGAAGCAGTGATAGTGATCGGCGCGGATAAGAAAACGGTAAGGCTGTTCAACCGGGCGGCCGGTAAATATTTCGCGGATCAAGGACGCAGCATTACAGGTAAAGATGTTTATAGCCTTCTTGGGGAAAGCTCAAAGAAACGGGTCGTCACTTTAATTGAAGAGGCTGTCCCGGGAACGGCTGCGGGTCCCGTATCACTGGAAGTAATGCATGGCGGCGAAACACTGTTCATGGACTGCATGGGGGTCCAGGCTATACTGGGCGGCGAAAATTGCTTCATACTGACAATGCACCCCGTCACGCAGGAAAAGGCGGTCAGCGGAGCAGGCAAATTTTATACCAGGGTCATGTTCGAGAATATCTTTAATGACATGCCCGCCGGAATTTTACTTCTGGATGACCGCTTGAACGTTAAAAAATTCAACGATTATGCGGCCAGGATCTTTAGCACTTACCTTGGCAGCGACCTTTCAAGCATGACCGGCAGCGATATCTCCTCCGTCATATCGGACGAGAAAATACTTTCAAAGGTCAGGGAAGCCCACAGCGATAAAAAAGTGATAAAGGTATATGGATATAAGCTACCGGGCAGGCTAACCCATTCAAACGACATCAATATCGACTTAGTCGCATCTCCCGTGATCGGCATGGGCGGCAATTTGGCCGGGATCAATATTTTCATACTTGACGTTAGCGATAGGGAGGAGCAGCTGGAAGAGATCAAGAGATCGAAGACAGAGGCCGAGTTCTACGTTGACCTGATGAGCCATGACATCCGCAATTTTAACCAGATCAGCATGGGTTACATAGAGCTTCTGACGCTCTCGACAAATTTCAACGAGACAGAGATGCATTATCTCGAGAAGGCGCAAAAGGGTGTTATGGGCAGTAACAAGCTTATAGAGAATATCAAGAAGATAAGGAAGATACGAGAAGAGGCTCACAGGAACATTGTCCGGATGGAACTTGAAGAAGTAATCAAAAAGGATATCAAGGACCTGAAAAAGGCATTCCCGGAGGAGACCATCGTAGTCAATACAAGCATAGGCCCCGAAGAGCACTATGTGATGGCAAATGAGTTCATCCATGATGTCTTCATGCACCTGCTTGAGAACGCTGTGAAATACGACCCGCATTCGGAGAAAATGATCGACCTGGGCATATCGGAAGTTGTCGAGGACGGCAATGAATTCTGGGAAGTAAGGGTAGCAGACCATGGCACCGGCATTCCGGACGAAAAGAAGCCCATATTGTTCGACAGGATGACAAAGACGACCCGCGGAAGCGGTGTGGGGCTTTCGATAGTGAGCGTCATAGTGGACAAGTACGGAGGATATATCAGCGTCGATAACCGGGTCCCCGGAGATGTCAAAAAAGGCACAGTGTTCTATGTGAAACTTCCAAAAGCATGA
- a CDS encoding mechanosensitive ion channel family protein, translating to MIRRVVNFFALLLIAALLWGANYKYPEFYYFWKGFETFLTVALIYFFFKILLESIALKSITDSKTGYSIKKAFSIIFYLLILLAVIGIWIENAQTLILFYGIIGAGVAVTLQDILKNFAGSVILFATGIYRVGDRIEVNSRYGDVIDIGILYTTLMEIKEWVAGDQPSGRLTVIPNSYVISMAVNNYTKDHSFIYDEIMVPITYDSDWRKASEIMLGIVRKETEDITEIARKEIDKIGEKYYLQRKVVDPAIYMTLTDNWIRFSIRYVTSVRERRILHNKLNKMILEAIQRHDDIRIASTTVDIVGFPEVKFTRDGNL from the coding sequence GTGATCAGGCGAGTCGTTAACTTTTTTGCGCTTCTGCTTATCGCAGCGTTGCTCTGGGGTGCCAATTATAAATACCCCGAGTTTTATTATTTTTGGAAGGGATTCGAAACATTCCTCACCGTAGCTCTTATTTACTTTTTCTTTAAGATATTGCTCGAGAGCATCGCCCTTAAGAGCATAACTGATTCGAAGACCGGCTACTCCATCAAAAAGGCCTTCTCCATAATATTTTACTTACTCATATTACTCGCCGTGATAGGGATATGGATCGAGAATGCCCAGACCCTGATCTTATTTTACGGTATTATCGGCGCGGGCGTGGCAGTCACTTTACAGGACATCCTAAAGAATTTCGCCGGGAGCGTCATCCTTTTCGCTACGGGCATATACCGGGTCGGCGACAGGATCGAAGTAAATTCCAGGTACGGAGACGTCATAGACATAGGCATCCTGTACACTACGCTTATGGAGATAAAGGAATGGGTGGCCGGAGACCAGCCGTCAGGGCGGCTTACTGTGATACCAAACAGCTATGTCATATCCATGGCGGTAAACAACTATACGAAGGACCATTCTTTCATATATGACGAGATCATGGTCCCGATCACCTATGATAGCGACTGGAGAAAGGCATCGGAAATAATGCTGGGCATCGTGAGGAAGGAAACTGAAGACATCACTGAAATCGCCAGAAAAGAGATCGATAAGATCGGAGAAAAATATTACCTGCAGAGAAAGGTCGTAGATCCTGCCATATATATGACGCTGACCGATAACTGGATCAGGTTCAGTATCAGGTATGTCACCAGCGTAAGGGAAAGAAGGATATTGCATAATAAGTTAAACAAAATGATCCTCGAGGCTATACAGAGACATGACGATATAAGGATAGCCTCCACGACGGTCGACATCGTAGGTTTTCCCGAAGTAAAGTTCACGAGGGACGGCAATTTATAG
- a CDS encoding PAS domain S-box protein, with translation MFNPSNLHKFEKYKELALGIILLFNVFLALFVNLYLGIEIVYTHLFYIPIILAGIWYHKKAIYVALCLGLFHISLDMILYETLMPSAVIRAILFIVVALVVGQLSELKDKLHSELESSNKRLSDVNEELSHIIEFYPDATLIIDNFGKIVAWNKAMEEMTGIAAGEMIGKGEHIYALPFYGQRRPVLIDLLNLSHDELKKEYDEVTYKNGKLEAQSMRAKVNGRDVVLHCIASRLYDSDGKVIGAIESIRDVTEQNMSEEALKRAREELEKRVDERTAELDYANSTLQTILDTIPTGVVVVDAGTGDVSYYSHGAADMIGTKVKRIFSLEPEAPYTFLRPDNTPMLPEEFPIRRSLNMGENISGLEMKLLDRDGKEITVLIGSSPILDNEGRTIAAVLSMTDITERKKAEEALRESEEKFRNIIENINDWVWESNARMELTYVSPKVVEVLGYRPEDMRGKTALDFMAPDEAKRVSRLFYPIISGRLPYSLIECTMISDSGRPVVFETSGTPIFDNQGAFRGYRGISRDITERIRAEKDLKKSESRIHALLNSIPDLIFRMTKDGTFLDYKADKDNDLFMDPEDILGKNIYEVLPVELSRTMMYHIGKALKTGEMQTFEYIIFVNGEIRYEEARCIVSDKNEVFMMVRDITDLRQNEESIKKAYSKLEEDVRNCGAELLRTKGAMQNIIDALPVGIIVVDASTWKISHHSQVASDIFGGSLADDAILIGKTDYELLKRDGSEFLPDELPLTRSLKYGEITTAVEMTVRRADGSEARVLASSSPIIDANGKIISAVESMIVLKITKGRARNRSG, from the coding sequence ATGTTTAATCCCTCCAATCTGCATAAGTTTGAAAAATATAAAGAACTGGCTTTAGGAATAATACTTCTATTCAATGTTTTTCTCGCATTATTCGTGAACCTTTATCTCGGGATAGAGATAGTGTATACGCACCTTTTCTACATACCGATAATACTTGCAGGGATATGGTACCATAAGAAAGCCATCTATGTCGCATTATGTCTCGGGCTTTTCCATATCTCGCTTGACATGATACTGTATGAGACTCTTATGCCATCGGCTGTCATCCGGGCGATACTGTTCATAGTTGTGGCTTTAGTGGTGGGGCAGCTTTCAGAGCTAAAGGATAAGCTGCATTCCGAACTGGAAAGTTCTAATAAGCGGCTATCGGATGTAAACGAAGAGCTATCGCATATCATCGAGTTTTACCCGGATGCAACGCTGATCATTGATAATTTCGGCAAGATCGTGGCCTGGAATAAGGCCATGGAAGAAATGACCGGTATTGCGGCCGGGGAAATGATCGGTAAAGGGGAACACATATACGCTCTGCCTTTTTACGGGCAACGCAGGCCCGTGCTCATAGACCTGCTAAACCTGTCTCACGATGAGCTGAAAAAAGAATACGATGAAGTCACATATAAAAACGGCAAGCTGGAAGCCCAGTCGATGAGGGCTAAGGTAAACGGAAGGGATGTCGTGTTACACTGTATAGCGTCCCGGCTTTACGATAGTGACGGCAAGGTCATAGGGGCTATAGAGTCTATTCGCGACGTGACGGAACAAAATATGTCAGAAGAGGCATTGAAACGGGCAAGGGAAGAGCTTGAAAAGCGTGTAGATGAAAGGACTGCCGAACTGGACTATGCCAACAGCACGCTTCAGACCATACTTGATACGATACCGACAGGGGTCGTAGTCGTCGATGCCGGTACGGGGGATGTGTCGTATTATAGCCATGGGGCTGCTGACATGATCGGCACTAAAGTTAAGAGGATATTCTCGCTGGAACCGGAAGCCCCCTATACATTTTTAAGGCCGGACAACACTCCGATGCTCCCGGAAGAATTCCCCATACGGCGCTCTTTGAACATGGGCGAGAACATCTCAGGCCTCGAGATGAAGCTGTTAGACCGGGATGGAAAAGAAATAACCGTCCTGATAGGCAGCTCGCCTATACTTGATAACGAAGGACGCACAATAGCAGCAGTTCTCAGCATGACCGATATCACAGAGCGCAAAAAAGCAGAAGAGGCACTCAGGGAAAGCGAGGAAAAGTTCAGGAATATCATTGAGAACATCAATGACTGGGTATGGGAGTCCAATGCCCGTATGGAATTAACTTATGTAAGCCCCAAGGTCGTCGAAGTCCTGGGATACCGCCCTGAAGATATGCGCGGCAAGACCGCACTTGACTTTATGGCTCCCGACGAAGCGAAGAGGGTATCCAGGCTATTTTATCCGATAATCTCCGGAAGGCTTCCGTACTCTCTCATCGAATGCACCATGATTAGTGATTCCGGCAGACCGGTAGTGTTCGAGACTAGCGGTACGCCCATATTTGACAATCAGGGCGCATTTCGCGGATATCGCGGCATAAGCAGAGATATCACTGAGCGCATACGAGCCGAAAAGGACCTGAAGAAGAGCGAGTCAAGGATACACGCTCTGTTAAATTCCATTCCTGACTTAATATTCAGGATGACCAAAGACGGCACCTTCCTGGATTATAAGGCTGATAAGGATAATGATCTTTTCATGGACCCGGAGGACATCCTGGGTAAGAATATCTACGAAGTGCTGCCGGTGGAACTATCTCGGACGATGATGTATCACATCGGGAAGGCGCTGAAGACCGGGGAGATGCAGACGTTCGAGTACATCATATTCGTCAACGGCGAGATCCGGTATGAGGAAGCCAGATGTATCGTAAGCGATAAAAACGAGGTCTTTATGATGGTGCGGGACATCACCGATCTCAGGCAAAATGAAGAGTCTATAAAAAAAGCCTATAGCAAGCTTGAGGAAGATGTCAGGAATTGCGGGGCCGAGCTATTAAGAACAAAGGGCGCGATGCAGAACATTATCGACGCGCTTCCTGTCGGCATAATCGTAGTCGATGCCAGTACATGGAAGATATCGCATCACTCACAGGTAGCGTCCGACATATTCGGGGGATCCCTGGCCGATGACGCTATCCTGATCGGGAAAACGGACTACGAGCTTCTTAAGCGGGACGGCTCGGAGTTCCTGCCTGATGAGCTGCCTCTGACGAGATCGCTGAAATATGGCGAGATAACAACTGCCGTCGAGATGACCGTACGCCGCGCCGACGGCAGCGAAGCGCGTGTACTGGCGAGCAGCTCGCCGATCATCGATGCCAATGGAAAGATAATCTCTGCAGTGGAGAGCATGATAGTACTTAAGATCACGAAGGGCAGGGCGCGTAATCGATCCGGATAA
- a CDS encoding CGGC domain-containing protein, which translates to MFSGNLKDYSQVRKNSENAIKVGIIRCNEKSQVCPGTLCFKAMTDRTAAFEGYDKIEIIGFDTCGGCGMGRPDKILKKVEGLKMRGAEVIHLSSCMKGNCPAFDTYLEAIGKVIKLKIGTH; encoded by the coding sequence ATGTTTAGCGGCAATTTAAAGGATTATTCACAGGTTCGTAAAAATAGCGAGAACGCCATCAAGGTAGGCATCATCAGGTGTAACGAAAAATCACAGGTCTGTCCCGGAACGCTATGCTTTAAAGCTATGACCGATAGGACCGCAGCTTTTGAAGGATATGACAAAATAGAGATAATCGGGTTCGACACTTGCGGCGGCTGCGGAATGGGCAGGCCGGATAAGATCCTGAAAAAGGTCGAAGGGTTAAAGATGAGGGGCGCTGAGGTCATACATCTTTCATCCTGCATGAAGGGCAACTGTCCCGCATTTGATACATACCTTGAAGCGATCGGTAAAGTGATAAAGCTAAAGATCGGCACACATTAG
- a CDS encoding PAS domain S-box protein yields MKRHYSLSEDRDELREKIIGLGENSFRKSYYPELQEKMADLERFRSLLDHSNDAIFLVNLSLRRIEDVNLFACNLLGYKREEMINSSFFDLLLHHDDRLVGKLVSGEIKELTITEMIKCRDMSAIPFEINIHVDTFGEGTYAVVIARDVRERLKAEETLKKNEEKYRLLVENAPIGIIFVDINGKILDANPMIIQLMGSPSREATLAINMFEFQPLIRSGVSDDIRTCLETGDRTVSEHEYISKWGKKSYLKYYITPVKGPDNRIIGAQGIVEDITEQRKADLALQESESKFRVLTETSSSGIFIYQHDRLCYVNPACENITGYGRDELLSIDIADLIRPDFYGTIDILKDKWVRERNLASNFEMGLLNKNGERRWISLTLGHTLYNGSKCIIGTIFDITERKLIEKALQDSEEKFRDIVENVNEFIWEIDKDLNVVYVSPKIKEYFGYSPEDIVGKTGAELLGSPDIDSVKEILRERISNKTFSMLSEYIFQDDKGKRRVLETSFLPIYGAEGEIRGYRGVDRDITDRKAMEEALIESRSNLQRLFDSLDDFIFVIDTDGNILQVNPPVAERLGYSIDELQNMTLYDLHPPEFREMAGTIFEEMLLDRTRICTLPIITKEGNWIEVETKVTRGRWNNKDAIFGISRDVTERIRYEQTIKGHAKKMEILNDVITSVNESEDLASILEETISSTMELLNFEAGAIYLLDDNGEFAYLRSMKGLPDNFVRKKKKIDISRKPYDMIFLKGLPMISQNYSRINPEMAKEWDIRSIAGVPLISKDKVIGALYIVSRSDHEFSREDVDLLTAIGREIGTAITKMQTEESLKSSLGEKEVLLKEIHHRVKNNLQIISSLLSLQSNYTYNEEFIQMIRDSKARVKSMALIHERLYESKDLSRIKFGEYVKALVTDLSRSFGISKDRIRITLNIDNVEVDVDTAIPCGLIINELVSNCIKYAFPGERRGDIYVSFRKESDTYRLTVKDNGVGLPDDLDINEMKSLGLQLVCTLTTQLDGTIEICSNEGAEFMISFREPV; encoded by the coding sequence ATGAAGAGGCATTATAGTCTTTCCGAGGACAGGGATGAATTAAGAGAGAAAATAATAGGGCTTGGTGAAAACTCTTTTCGAAAAAGCTACTATCCCGAATTACAGGAAAAAATGGCCGACCTGGAAAGGTTCAGGTCACTGCTGGACCATAGTAATGATGCCATATTCCTTGTTAACTTATCGTTGCGGCGCATAGAGGATGTTAACCTGTTCGCCTGTAACCTGCTGGGCTATAAGAGGGAGGAGATGATCAATAGCTCGTTTTTTGATCTATTATTACATCACGATGACCGGCTGGTCGGGAAGCTGGTATCCGGTGAGATCAAAGAATTGACTATCACAGAGATGATCAAATGTCGCGATATGTCCGCGATACCCTTCGAAATAAACATACATGTCGACACATTCGGCGAAGGCACCTATGCAGTCGTCATCGCCAGGGATGTGAGGGAACGCCTGAAAGCGGAAGAAACTCTAAAAAAGAACGAGGAGAAATACAGGCTTCTTGTAGAAAATGCCCCGATAGGCATAATTTTTGTCGATATTAACGGAAAGATACTCGATGCGAACCCTATGATAATCCAGTTGATGGGCTCTCCCTCAAGAGAGGCTACTTTAGCCATTAATATGTTTGAGTTCCAGCCACTGATAAGATCGGGAGTTTCAGATGATATTCGGACCTGTCTGGAGACGGGTGATCGCACGGTATCAGAGCATGAGTACATATCCAAATGGGGTAAAAAATCATATCTAAAATATTACATAACACCGGTAAAGGGCCCTGACAACAGGATAATCGGGGCGCAGGGCATAGTTGAGGACATCACGGAGCAAAGAAAAGCCGATTTAGCTTTACAGGAAAGCGAGTCAAAGTTTCGTGTCCTGACTGAGACATCATCGTCCGGGATATTCATCTACCAGCATGACAGGCTATGCTATGTTAACCCTGCATGCGAGAATATCACGGGATATGGCAGAGATGAGCTATTATCGATCGACATCGCCGATCTCATCCGCCCGGATTTTTACGGTACGATAGATATATTAAAAGATAAATGGGTCCGGGAAAGAAACCTGGCATCAAACTTCGAGATGGGCCTGCTGAATAAGAACGGGGAGCGAAGATGGATATCTCTGACGCTTGGCCACACATTATACAATGGCAGTAAATGCATCATCGGGACAATATTTGATATTACGGAAAGAAAGCTTATAGAGAAGGCCCTTCAGGACAGCGAGGAGAAATTTAGGGACATTGTCGAGAATGTGAACGAGTTCATATGGGAGATCGATAAAGACTTAAATGTAGTCTACGTAAGCCCGAAAATAAAGGAATATTTCGGCTATTCGCCTGAAGATATAGTCGGTAAGACAGGTGCTGAACTACTGGGCTCGCCAGACATCGATTCCGTAAAAGAGATACTTAGAGAGAGAATATCTAATAAAACGTTCTCGATGCTGTCGGAGTACATTTTTCAGGACGATAAAGGCAAACGCCGTGTTCTTGAAACTAGCTTCTTGCCAATATATGGTGCCGAGGGGGAGATACGAGGCTACAGGGGAGTCGACAGGGACATAACAGATAGAAAGGCCATGGAAGAGGCATTAATAGAAAGCAGGTCTAACCTGCAGAGATTGTTCGACTCGCTTGATGATTTTATTTTTGTCATAGACACCGATGGGAATATATTGCAGGTAAATCCGCCGGTCGCCGAAAGGCTGGGCTATTCGATCGATGAGCTACAGAATATGACACTGTATGATCTTCACCCGCCTGAGTTCAGGGAGATGGCGGGAACGATCTTCGAGGAAATGCTTCTGGACAGGACCAGGATATGCACATTGCCGATAATCACGAAAGAAGGTAACTGGATCGAAGTCGAGACCAAAGTGACAAGAGGCCGGTGGAACAACAAGGACGCCATTTTTGGCATTAGCCGTGACGTAACGGAACGAATACGCTATGAGCAGACGATCAAAGGACACGCGAAAAAGATGGAAATATTGAACGATGTCATCACCTCGGTCAATGAATCTGAAGATCTCGCATCAATTTTAGAGGAGACCATAAGCTCTACCATGGAGCTGTTGAACTTCGAGGCCGGTGCGATATATCTGCTGGACGATAATGGCGAGTTCGCATATTTACGGTCCATGAAAGGTTTACCCGATAACTTTGTCCGTAAAAAGAAAAAGATAGATATTTCCCGGAAGCCTTATGACATGATATTTTTAAAAGGCCTGCCGATGATCTCTCAAAATTATTCTCGCATAAACCCTGAGATGGCGAAAGAATGGGATATACGTTCCATCGCAGGAGTCCCGTTAATTTCAAAGGATAAAGTGATAGGGGCCCTGTACATTGTCAGCAGGAGCGATCATGAATTTTCAAGGGAAGACGTGGACCTGCTCACGGCTATCGGAAGAGAGATCGGCACCGCCATCACGAAGATGCAGACTGAGGAAAGCCTAAAATCCTCGCTGGGGGAGAAGGAGGTCCTTCTCAAAGAGATCCACCACAGGGTTAAAAACAATCTTCAGATCATATCCAGCCTGCTAAGCCTCCAGTCAAATTATACGTACAACGAGGAATTCATCCAGATGATCCGGGATAGCAAGGCGCGTGTTAAATCGATGGCCCTTATACATGAAAGGCTATACGAATCGAAGGACCTTTCCAGGATCAAATTTGGTGAGTACGTAAAAGCCCTTGTAACTGACCTGTCAAGGTCGTTCGGCATCAGTAAGGACCGTATAAGGATCACGCTCAACATAGACAACGTCGAGGTCGACGTGGACACAGCCATTCCCTGCGGACTTATAATAAATGAGCTGGTCTCCAACTGCATAAAATATGCGTTCCCCGGCGAAAGAAGAGGGGACATATATGTTAGTTTCCGGAAGGAAAGCGACACTTACAGGCTCACAGTAAAAGATAATGGAGTCGGACTCCCTGATGACCTGGATATTAATGAGATGAAATCTCTGGGATTACAGCTTGTCTGCACTCTTACGACACAACTGGACGGTACTATAGAGATATGTTCAAATGAAGGGGCGGAGTTCATGATTAGTTTCCGCGAACCCGTATGA
- a CDS encoding thymidylate synthase has protein sequence MLAGSFDTLSEAWYYAVKEIYTKGLLVNTEYGIKAKMINGMLLEIKNPVQVWHKKDPFCSPERIKFYKEQFKRESAGKHGFEYTYIDRLVNYEGFDQLKWMQEQLKSLRYESKRIQAITWIPEVDCNKKEDQPCFQRIWVYPYRNNRLDVHIHYRSWDFFKAFEANIIAFQELIKDELTGPTDFMLGSLRCIGDNVHIYEDDFQKVEEILK, from the coding sequence ATGTTAGCCGGGTCATTTGATACGCTATCCGAAGCATGGTACTATGCAGTGAAAGAGATATACACGAAAGGGCTGCTCGTCAATACAGAATATGGCATCAAGGCGAAGATGATCAACGGCATGCTGCTTGAGATCAAAAACCCGGTACAGGTATGGCACAAAAAAGACCCGTTCTGTTCGCCAGAGAGGATAAAGTTCTACAAAGAGCAGTTCAAAAGAGAATCTGCCGGAAAGCATGGATTCGAATATACTTACATCGACAGGCTGGTGAACTACGAAGGTTTCGACCAGCTGAAATGGATGCAGGAACAGCTAAAGAGCTTAAGGTACGAGTCTAAGCGCATACAGGCGATAACCTGGATACCCGAGGTAGACTGCAACAAAAAAGAGGACCAGCCTTGCTTCCAGAGAATATGGGTGTATCCTTATAGAAATAACAGGCTTGACGTCCACATACATTACAGGTCATGGGACTTTTTCAAAGCTTTTGAGGCGAACATCATAGCATTCCAGGAGCTAATTAAGGACGAGCTCACGGGCCCCACTGACTTTATGCTGGGGTCTCTGAGATGCATCGGAGATAATGTACACATATATGAGGATGATTTCCAGAAGGTAGAGGAAATCCTTAAATGA